One region of uncultured Fibrobacter sp. genomic DNA includes:
- a CDS encoding glycosyltransferase family 2 protein, whose amino-acid sequence MYSCSIIIVAYNSCDFIPACLKSVRDACEGLDSQIIVLDNGSKDRITPEIKKFFPEVLWLDSSENLGFGKGCNLAEKHATKPFLFFINPDTVVSRDSFTKVLDFMEEHPESGTVGCRILNEDGSIQWACRRSFPTIISAVSKTIGLAAMFPNSKMLASYNMTYADPDAVTEVDAISGSFFCIKRELYESLKGFDEDYFMYGEDLDLCFRTKAAGYKNYYTPSTNILHFKGQSCRTRRWGSYVDFYKAMLIFVRKHKDLYFVPNFLVSFGILFAAFVGMFSRLIPKFWKMFLDLGVVALWAFSFLNHSSVVSDVCFPDSSCLESGCAGTSEVIKHSIMDFAQFEDWWLVGLVVVVNFAFLIFRGEYTESSLKGEKFLRYLIPLNLLTVGGYEVFRYFTQMPVVVDGNNWWPYDPHLMVWITCSSLFIPLALLAWRRVAFWINYFYRIFAKKRHRSILLGGREDSLTNWFDSYNVIPGIEILGCVSGESEKISEENRQHLLGPLSDMESICNRTGCRELLVVSNFSGYREDFDIHWLDKLGLKVYLLIGNGKNGNFALVDLKYLH is encoded by the coding sequence ATGTACTCCTGTTCTATCATCATCGTTGCGTACAATTCCTGTGATTTCATTCCGGCGTGTCTGAAATCGGTCCGTGACGCATGTGAAGGGCTGGATTCCCAGATTATCGTTTTGGACAACGGGTCGAAGGATCGCATCACTCCGGAAATCAAGAAGTTTTTCCCCGAGGTCCTGTGGCTCGATTCCTCGGAAAACCTGGGCTTTGGCAAGGGCTGTAACCTCGCCGAAAAACATGCGACCAAGCCGTTCCTGTTTTTCATCAATCCCGATACGGTCGTTTCGCGTGATTCGTTCACCAAGGTGCTCGATTTCATGGAAGAACATCCGGAATCGGGTACGGTGGGTTGCCGCATCTTGAACGAGGACGGCTCTATCCAGTGGGCGTGTCGCCGTTCTTTCCCGACGATTATTTCTGCTGTTTCCAAGACGATTGGTCTTGCGGCCATGTTCCCGAACAGCAAGATGCTCGCAAGCTACAACATGACGTATGCCGACCCCGACGCGGTTACCGAAGTGGATGCTATCAGTGGCTCGTTTTTCTGCATCAAGCGTGAATTGTACGAGTCCCTGAAGGGCTTTGACGAAGACTACTTCATGTACGGCGAAGACTTGGACCTTTGCTTCAGGACAAAGGCTGCGGGCTACAAGAACTACTACACGCCGTCGACGAACATACTGCATTTCAAGGGCCAGAGCTGCCGCACGCGCCGCTGGGGCTCTTACGTGGACTTCTACAAGGCGATGCTTATCTTTGTGCGCAAACACAAGGACCTTTACTTTGTTCCGAATTTCCTCGTTTCGTTCGGTATTCTGTTTGCTGCGTTCGTGGGCATGTTCTCGCGTTTGATTCCGAAGTTCTGGAAGATGTTTTTGGATTTGGGCGTTGTGGCTCTGTGGGCGTTCTCGTTCCTGAACCACTCAAGCGTGGTGTCCGATGTGTGCTTCCCTGATTCCAGTTGCCTCGAAAGTGGGTGTGCCGGGACGAGTGAGGTTATAAAGCATTCCATTATGGATTTTGCTCAGTTCGAAGACTGGTGGCTTGTTGGCCTGGTGGTCGTCGTGAACTTTGCGTTCCTGATTTTCCGCGGGGAATATACGGAATCGAGTCTCAAGGGCGAAAAGTTCCTGCGCTACTTGATACCGCTGAACTTGCTTACGGTGGGCGGGTATGAGGTTTTTCGCTACTTTACCCAGATGCCTGTCGTTGTCGATGGCAATAATTGGTGGCCGTACGACCCGCATTTGATGGTGTGGATTACCTGCTCAAGCCTCTTTATCCCGCTTGCGCTTTTGGCTTGGCGTCGCGTTGCATTCTGGATAAACTATTTCTACCGCATCTTTGCCAAAAAACGTCACCGCTCCATTTTGCTTGGCGGCCGCGAGGACTCGCTCACGAACTGGTTCGATAGCTACAACGTGATTCCGGGAATCGAAATTCTCGGCTGCGTGAGCGGTGAATCCGAAAAAATCAGCGAAGAGAACCGCCAGCATCTTCTGGGGCCGCTTTCGGACATGGAGTCCATCTGTAACCGTACGGGGTGCCGCGAACTCCTGGTTGTGTCCAATTTTTCGGGTTATCGTGAAGATTTCGACATCCATTGGCTCGACAAGCTCGGTTTGAAGGTCTATTTGCTCATTGGAAACGGCAAAAACGGCAATTTTGCCCTTGTGGACCTCAAATATCTGCATTAG
- a CDS encoding Trm112 family protein — MFDTNLLSILCCPESRGALKLADDACLSAVNGAIAAGSLKNVAGEIISEKMDEALVSEDGKRLYPIREGIPVLLSDEAVSLPLGGV, encoded by the coding sequence ATGTTCGATACAAATCTTTTGAGTATTCTTTGCTGCCCGGAATCCCGGGGTGCTCTCAAGCTGGCGGACGACGCATGTCTCTCTGCCGTGAATGGTGCTATTGCCGCAGGTTCCCTCAAGAACGTGGCGGGTGAAATTATTTCTGAGAAGATGGACGAGGCTCTCGTCTCCGAGGACGGTAAGCGTCTCTATCCGATTCGCGAAGGAATCCCGGTCCTTTTGTCCGACGAGGC